In the Nicotiana tabacum cultivar K326 chromosome 16, ASM71507v2, whole genome shotgun sequence genome, one interval contains:
- the LOC107786707 gene encoding putative ribosome biogenesis protein C8F11.04 translates to MESPPPSASKVGRATIEKAVSALLKWKESQSKLQKAQLLPQDDFIYLNLTLKKIPPKPRTNAFRIPFPNPIHDPSSSELCLIIDDRPNSKLTSDAAKKIIKSQNIPISKVIKLSKLKTNYKPFEAKRKLCDSYDLFLVDRRIVHLLPKLLGKQFFKKKKLPLPLDLTHKNWKEQVERACGSGLFYLRTGTCCVMRVGKVSMESEQIVENVVEAIKGVVQVVPKKWGGVRSLHLRLSDSLALPLYQALPDIKLKIEGFKEKQAEEEVSGGLVEVKESEKKADEESGNKKGKKNKGRIHEVRYMDFDTGVDESESDDDVGIIADNVCNDAEEDNSDEDIEESEDDGVEKAKKRKTEKKAKKLKNAEKRGDVLSELNGEKKAKKLKSAEKQKKSKLSLKDGKKNKKTSEVGKKLKDGSAKSKRNKMRA, encoded by the coding sequence ATGGAGTCTCCGCCACCCTCCGCCTCCAAGGTCGGCCGTGCCACCATAGAGAAGGCAGTGAGCGCCCTCCTCAAATGGAAAGAATCCCAGTCCAAACTCCAGAAAGCCCAACTGCTCCCACAAGACGACTTCATCTACCTCAACCTCACTCTCAAGAAAATCCCACCAAAGCCTCGTACCAACGCTTTCAGAATCCCTTTCCCTAACCCTATTCACGATCCTTCCTCCTCCGAGCTCTGCCTCATTATCGACGACAGACCCAATTCCAAACTCACTTCGGACGCCGCCAAAAAGATCATCAAATCCCAAAACATACCCATCAGTAAAGTCATTAAGCTCTCGAAGCTTAAAACTAACTACAAACCCTTTGAAGCAAAAAGAAAGCTTTGTGATTCTTACGACCTTTTCTTGGTCGATAGGAGGATTGTTCATTTGCTTCCTAAGCTTTTAGGGAAgcaatttttcaagaaaaagaagCTGCCTTTGCCATTGGATTTGACACACAAGAATTGGAAGGAGCAAGTGGAGAGGGCTTGTGGGTCCGGGTTGTTTTACTTGAGGACTGGGACTTGTTGTGTGATGAGGGTTGGTAAGGTTTCAATGGAGAGTGAGCAGATTGTGGAGAATGTGGTGGAAGCAATAAAGGGTGTTGTTCAGGTGGTTCCCAAGAAATGGGGCGGTGTGAGGAGCTTGCACTTGAGGCTTTCTGATTCTCTTGCATTGCCTTTGTATCAAGCTTTGCCTGATATCAAGCTCAAGATTGAGGGGTTTAAGGAGAAACAAGCCGAAGAAGAAGTGAGTGGTGGTTTGGTTGAGGTTAAGGAGAGTGAAAAGAAAGCTGATGAGGAGTCAGGGAATAAGAAGGGGAAGAAGAATAAAGGGAGGATTCATGAAGTTAGGTATATGGACTTTGACACTGGTGTGGATGAATCCGAGAGTGATGATGATGTTGGTATTATTGCAGATAATGTTTGCAATGATGCAGAAGAGGACAACAGTGATGAAGATATCGAGGAGAGCGAGGATGATGGAGTTGAGAAAGCAAAGAAGAGGAAAACTGAGAAGAAagccaaaaaattgaaaaatgctGAGAAGCGTGGTGATGTTCTGAGTGAGTTGAATGGTGAGAAGAAGGCCAAGAAGTTGAAAAGTGCTGAGAAACAGAAGAAGAGTAAGTTGTCTTTGAAAGATggaaagaagaataagaagactAGTGAGGTTGGGAAAAAACTGAAAGATGGGTCCGCAAAGAGTAAGAGAAACAAGATGAGAGCATAA
- the LOC107786710 gene encoding protein COFACTOR ASSEMBLY OF COMPLEX C SUBUNIT B CCB3, chloroplastic-like gives MAISSLIPSPPQSIGYPAALLHPHTNGTPCDYGNFLIPMRRKNIQSCRDTKFRACSYLDGSVSATIELVQSNGNVPISPLNSEEVVKVLASSAIETSDASLPLMQRLVLLDLDPATAKLAISFLGPFLSAFSFLFILRIVMSWYPKLPVGEFPYVIAYAPTEPILGATRKLIPPLAGVDVTPVVWFGLVSFINEILLGPQGLLVLLSQKQV, from the exons ATGGCTATATCTTCTCTTATTCCCAGCCCACCTCAATCCATTG GATACCCAGCTGCTTTGTTACACCCACATACGAATGGGACTCCATGTGACTAT GGAAACTTCCTAATACCCATGAGAAGAAAAAATATCCAAAGCTGTCGAGACACAAAATTCAGAGCATGTTCTTATCTGGACGGCTCAGTGTCTGCGACTATTGAATTGGTGCAGTCAAATGGAAATGTTCCGATTAGTCCTCTCAAttcagaagaggttgttaaagtaCTGGCAAGCAGCGCAATTGAGACCTCAGATGCTTCATTGCCGCTGATGCAAAGATTGGTACTGTTAGATTTAGACCCTGCCACAGCAAAACTAGCAATCAGCTTTCTTGGCCCCTTCCTATCAGCATTTTCGTTTCTGTTCATTTTGAGAATAGTCATGTCCTGGTATCCTAAGCTTCCAGTAGGAGAATTCCCGTATGTCATAGCTTATGCACCCACAGAGCCCATTCTTGGTGCAACACGAAAATTGATTCCTCCTCTCGCTGGAGTCGACGTAACTCCTGTCGTTTGGTTTGGATTAGTCAGTTTCATTAATGAGATTTTACTAGGCCCTCAAGGTCTGCTTGTCCTCTTATCTCAAAAACAGGTTTAG